The Rhipicephalus microplus isolate Deutch F79 chromosome 4, USDA_Rmic, whole genome shotgun sequence sequence cagccttgtcaactatctaaaatgtctacgtaaaaaagtatattcattgtttgacaaatgaatagatggcacactaacacatttgtcctcaccaaacctgcgcatcatgaaagcttcaatgatttctctttcccttttgtcttctgatctggataaaacaatggtcttttcaaagttcggcttacattgacacttcatgcaatgggtagctaagttactggggtgactgatttgcttgcagttataatcatgctcgcgtaaacgtgagttaaggcacctaccagtttgcccaacgtaccaatttccgcaaggcaaaggagtaccatatacaacatttgtttcacatggaacaaatttgttaacatgcctaaccgaacatatgtggttgttcccttggttgccgctgtttacttggtgacaaagcgaaattaatttgtgaggtgccgtaaaggtcatgggtatgccatgcctacttgcaatttttttcagtccatgcgaaatgccgtgaacgtaaggcataacaataggcctctcctctggcttctcttttattcctacgttcgtgttgtgcgtgctgccgatggtttttaaaagcctctcggccaaggctgtgattaaggcatcagggtaatcactgtccctaagtctatcaatctgcttcatcaaactacgtgcaaccatgtggtcacacgacttttggcagctgtttaacatgcacgcaTATGCAACACTTCTTTTCACAAGCTTGGAGTGACCCGAGCTGTAGCTTAACAAACTTTTATCACCTCTAACGTCATATTCCCAGCACATGTGTCCCTCACCTTGCGAAATCATGATGTCTAAAAACTTTATGCCAGAACTTGTGGGCAACTCGTAAGTGAAATCAAGACCACGAAATGTTGTTTTAAACATCGCGACAAAAACTTCGGGTTTTATGTTGGCACATTTCGACCTAGGGAAACATAATAGATTGAAGGAAACATAACAGATTGATAGACTTAGGGACAGTGATTACCCTGATGCCTTAATCACAGCCTTGGCCGAGAGGCTTTTAAAAACCATCGGCAGCACGCACAACACGAACGTAGGAATAAAAGAGAAGCCAGAGGAGAGGCCTATTGTTATGCCTTACGTTCACGGCATTtcgcatggactgaaaaaaattgcaagtaggcatggcatacccatgacctttacggcacctcacaaattaatttcgctttgtcaccaagtaaacagcggcaaccaagggaacaaccacatatgttcggttaggcatgttaacaaatttgttccatgtgaaacaaatgttgtatatggtactcctttgccttgcggaaattggtacgttgggcaaactggtaggtgccttaactcacgtttacgcgagcatgattataactgcaagcaaatcagtcaccccagtaacttagctacccattgcatgaagtgtcaatgtaagccgaactttgaaaagaccattgttttatccagatcagaagacaaaagggaaagagaaatcattgaagctttcatgatgcgcaggtttggtgaggacaaatgtgttagtgtgccatctattcatttgtcaaacaatgaatatacttttttacgtagacattttagatagttgacaaggctggatttgattagcactgatgggcgctttatcttggtgggcagtgcgcatgttcacgctctttctttttcttctttttctctcctttcaacctatatatgtgtgtgtcacatttccatcgaataaacagttgttagttcgcgctcgtgtgtgtcctacctgtgcttcagtgtgtcttttatttgtgtgtttaattccagcgcggtgtgagtctcaacaatgttcaaccaactagcccccactcttgcccttcTAACCACGGAGTAAAGGCTGATGAGTAGtgcaaagcgtccgtccgtctgtctgggtgtctgtccatccatccgtccgtatgtctgtccATGTGGCCGGCTACGCCTGACGCAGCGCAAGTTTAGTTTAAgtggagcttcgccgctaaaattTGCTCCAATCTCCCGAAggaaatcgtgaggaaatgcgaacgCATTTCTTGCACCCAGAGTACATGGCGTCGTAATTTTAATGGCGTAAATTGAAGACAAGAGGAGGATTTGTACCACGACCACTTACACATTTATCAGCCAGCGAaaggtcgagagtgaggcgtgcGCTTCACTCCATTTATATATGCGAACGAGCGACGGTACGGGAGAGTGGAGTGCATGGAGGAAAGCGAGCGAACGGctagagaaggagcggcgaagcactcaCCTACCTTCTCCTGCACTCCCTTCACGCACGTGGGAGCTCCCCCGAGCTGCCACGATGCAAGCGCCCTCACAAGCCAGAGTGTGCTCCTCCTCTCCACTCTCTCTACGCTACTCCGCCCCCACTACCTGCTCCGGTTTGTAGGGTCGAGGATAAGCGTGGGCGCCCGCAGCTTTTGCTATGGAAGAGGGAGTGAGAGCAGAGAGATAACGCGGGCCGGCGCGTAGACGCCACCGGACGCCTGACACGTCtcaactaagaaatgcattcctATTAAAAAAAGTCCGTAAAATTTCTGAATGATAAGGAGTCGAAggtacgatgaacgaacgaaagCCACTCTGGTAGACGATAACGTGCTTATGCAGCAAAGCAACAACAATGGCATAAAAACTCATTCCCAGGATGACGTAACAAGCTTGGGCTCGGTGTACGTAGGGACAACATTGAATATAATCGTTTTACAAGCCGCATTAGAATTTTGCGGGAGTAGAGAAAGAAAACAACCAAATATATATTGCACTGAACGcccatgcacacacgcacgcgcgcacggaagtgcacgcacacacacacacacacacacgcacacacacacacatacacacacacacgcgcgcgcgcgcacacacacacacacacacatgtgagtgaatatgtgtgtgtgtgtgtgtgcatgtctcATTTAATGTCTCGTGtacacacaaacagacacacacgtgcgtgtgtgtgtgtttgtatatgtGTGTACATGAGACATGTAATCAACTAGCCAAGCTGTTGGTTCTACCAGAATCAAGAGCTGCGTCACAAAATGGTGGGATGAAAGCTACGAAAGGACAACGACTAGTAGAAACAGGCATCTCGTTTTACTCTTCCCCTTCTCGACCTCGAAAATGTCCTCTCATATGATGTCGCATGAAAGTAGCTGCAATGACATGACAGCAAACATTGCGATTGTTTCTTGGTCATTTCAATTTTAATTTGTGCTAAAACAACTTTACAGCGCCATTATTTCATATGACGCAGTGGACACCATCATCGACCAGCTTAAGGACATGGTGAATGACTTTGTTCGTGACAAAGCAAAGGCTGAAACATTGGTCGAGAAGATCGAGAGCGCTCGTGAATGCCTTAATATGACCGGAGGAATCAGAGAGGAGGTAATGAAAAAGGTGAGCGCTGGTACATGTCTAACCAGAGAGATCAAATCTCGTGGACAAAGTTGAGGCAGTCAACATGACAACCCACTCACGCGGTGCCATCCAAAGTAAATATTTACTAATGGAGATACTTGTTGCGGGACTATTTGGTACAGAGTTATGAAAGAAAGTTCTAGACACATATGCACCACTGATAGCAAGTTAGGCGCTTTTCTCCAGTGctccttcattcttttttttctgttctggaGTGTAGAATATTCCCTCATAATGTTCATTCATAGAGTCAGCATGTGTCTCTTTGCGACAGCGATTTGCACATTCACATCGCAAAGGCACCTGCGGCATTTGCACGAAATATACCATAAAATCTGCAGCAACTGCGAACTTTGCTCGCAAGGGCGAAGTCACGTAAGCTATCTCGACAGTCATCACTAGGCGGCTCGTTTACGTGTTGCGCTCTCACAGCTTTCATCGCACTGAGACAACCCACAGCCCCAAAATCACCTCGCTCGAAGCAGCGGCCATGTTCTCTTAAACCGGCGGCTTTTGTTCAGTTACGCGAGATAAGGTGCCAAAAAGTTTGCTGCTAGTCTTTCTTCGCTTAATATTCCAGTTGttgtcacattcattgcttcgcccttgcggcgaaacttaACAGTGAAACAGTTAAAGATGGACGTAAAACATATGACAGGAAAACGATATCATCCTCATAAACGGTTGTGGGCCTCAAAAATTGGATAAATTTCCCTGTTacactaaaaaaataaagaagccaAACAAATGGCTGCGAGTGAATATTCGGGAACGGGAACAGCAACTGCAGCTGCGAAAGGTTCCCGAGGGGATGGATGTTCTACGCTAATGATGACGTGTCCGTAGATATATGAGAGGTGTGAACACTTTGTTTCAGCCCGAGTTCGTTCCTGTAGCTTGGACAtccgtgtcgtgtctgtgactgtctTGGGTTTTACGCGAACCTCTCTGCGGTGAGAATCGTTGACAGATTAGACTCCCGAATCATAAAGTTTCACTGTTTGATGTCTTGGGAGAATTAGTGTACACTTcgccctttctttctttttgtgcccCGGTGTTAGGGCGGGTAATTGTAAGAACAGTGAATACATCTATATATGTTATTTCATTGCCGCGTCACTGATATGTGAATTTTGAGCTTGATCTACCGGGAGGCACTGCTCCGTACGTTTCACGCTGTGAACTTTTGCCCATCGCATAGTGTACGTTCATATCGTTCCTCTAAATCAAACTATAATTTCAAGATACATTGTTTCAGGGCAGGAAGATAGCGAAAAAGATCACACATGACAAATTGCCGTTCTATACGTGGCGATTAGCCAACCTATTAGCCATATGATATTTTACTGCTTTGTGGTAACACATAAGTTGCGCATTCTCCATACTTGCACAAAATGGTAAGGTGCAAGAAGGCTCCCCAAAGCATGATGGATGTTCTCTGATTTTTGTTTAACATGTAGTTCCTGACTTGAACACTGTGGTGCATGCCAAAGAACAATTGAATGTCTTACCTGGCTGTATTTTCTTTCACGAATAGCTCACCAGCGGTATCATCCCGACCATGACTGAATGTGCCGGTAGGATCAAAGACATAATGGAAGCTCCAGCAAAAATACTTGCAGTGAGTACCCGAATTTCACAAGAAATTTCTAAAGATTTAGAGCATCATAAACCGTTAgccaatattgccacgttcctttccccaagttttgttatcaccccgttacgtTATAGTATaagttcagcgcaaaccgcgcctatgatgttcgagaagcttcgaggctttagtagatcatttttgtcaagattacgcccacttcgggaaCGTCACAGATTATTCTAGAATCTACgttgccgctagcgataacgctagaatattcgatcgcaagggtataaatgccgacacgcatcgccgcttgtcagttcatCGATGGCTGACGCTGCATTCACCGCTATtagtgcaagtgtgctactgtaacccgactttccgtttaccgggcacaggtttgcccaaataaacagtttcatctgtcCATTCAGTCTCTCGCCTTCAACCACGTCATGACTTCATGACGATGTGTATGATTTTTGCATGCTTCTAAAGTTACATGATGAGGaaccagaaaaagaaaacaaaagcaaaatgaaaagcttagcagtggcttagctcggctatgccacgatatacgtagcgtgagctacatacagaaggacggacggatgcacggacagacggactagTGAGTGAGCTCACGCAAATCAAGCACCAGCGAACTAGTCACACGTCACTCCGGGACCTTCTAGGTCTTCTTCATGGAGCCGGCTGTGcgccgtgtgacgtcactgttTCTTGGGCTGCACAGCATGGCTTTTGATAAACCACGCAAAAACGCTCAACCTCGGCCCGTGCAGCTTATGCTACAATTTTTCCCCGGACAATAACACGTACGTGGGCGAAGTAAATAACCCCTAAACTTATTTAACAGTCGCAGTGAGGGTTGTGCAACGTATTTGTAGGACGAATAATCTGTTAATTTAGTAGAAGATGACAATTATATTGAGAAAATATGAGTACATGACTGTGCATTCAAACTTTTACTAGTTAATTATCCAGTTATCACAAGTTCTAGGAGTTGATTATATACATAAGCATCACATTTTTTAGTCGCGTCGAAATAAAACCAGCGATAACACGTTCACAACAGTAAGTTAGAAGGCATTGTCGTAGTAAATTGacagaaataaaaatataaaggatGCTAACCATACACTCACGtttctttctactaattttgctGCTGTTCCCTTGTTATGGTATAACACATGCACGCTTTACATCTTCATGTACACGAAATTATATCAGTGACATTCAAAATGTTGTGCAGCAACTAGTGTTACACTCCGTGAAGACCTTGTGAAAATTATCCAAGATTactgttttcttttgttctcaAATATAAGACAGAGATTTCGCAGTCAGCATTAGACTTGAGTTGAAGTAAAATTGGGTGCATTAGACTTAAGACGGATACACCACAGGTCTTTTTAGTCATCAGCGGATCATGTTCAGAATACTGCGCTCAGTACATTTAGGTGCTAGCTCATACCAAGTTGTTTTTCTCAAGGCATTCCTGGTTGATTTGTGGTACGTGTTATTCTTAGTTCACATTTTACAGCCACCTTTACAACTATGCAGCAAAGTCTGGCAAGAGCTCTCTGCGTAGGCAATTACATAACAACGTATTTAATGCTTGTATTCAATAACGACTGTGAAAGTTCAACCTATGAAATTTCAACATTTTCCAAAATAATTCAATCTGCCATCTTATTACCCCTCAGATGAAACAGTGCTTCACTGAAAAATTACAGGAATTCATGGTAAGGTGTTTCAGTCCATTTTGTGTGCATTTCACACCTCGTTGCATTGTTAATCCTATAGTTCACACTGACCATTGTAGCTTACGTTTCGTTTTGACTTCTGGTAGTGCCCACATTTGTTATTACACTGAAGCCTTATTTGAACGCACGTATGTAAGCACTTAAACCATGGCGAGCTATAGCGAAAAACAAAAGCCATCCTTTTTTCTCAGGAGGGGAAATCTCCTAGAACCATTTCAGTCTTTTTTGCTTGCTTTGTCCCCTGTAACTGTACGAAAAGAAATAAAACTTTCTTAGTACTGTTAACACTTCGGAACACTGTCACGTGGTATGATATTTTGCAGCCACAGCTATACAATGGGTACTTGTATTGAAATAATGCACTTTTTGTAACTGTTTTCACACTGTTTTTATCTTTTAAAACTCGAGAATTCTAGCTTTTGTAGTGCTACAAGGTAGCAACGACGTTATATGAGTATGCATAAAAGGCGCGCTTGCACACAATGGTGCATGACGTATACAACACTGTCTATCTGCAGAAATCCAACGGAATGACACACGATGAAAGGAGGATCCTTGACAATATCGGAGTGAGTATCATCTGCATGTTCCAGGTTACTCCGTTGATCATGCCACGTGTATTTTATTCATACCTGAGGTAGCTTGAAACCTTCATTAGCAATTTCGTAGGTAGCTGGAGACCTTCGTTAGCAGTTGTAACTGCAAGCCGTAGCAAGAAGCTTCGGATAAATTATAGCGCCTGTGTATCCTACAAGTGCATCTAATTAAAGAGGTAATGAACCA is a genomic window containing:
- the LOC119172129 gene encoding uncharacterized protein LOC119172129 isoform X2 encodes the protein MGLVVVLVAMLCISFVAAQSTTEEPMTVDTIIDQLKDMVNDFVRDKAKAETLVEKIESARECLNMTGGIREEVMKKLTSGIIPTMTECAGRIKDIMEAPAKILAMKQCFTEKLQEFMKSNGMTHDERRILDNIGKCIKASVPS
- the LOC119172129 gene encoding uncharacterized protein LOC119172129 isoform X1 gives rise to the protein MGSCFSCFLTRNKASDEPKSFTASAAKTRGIGGHLLLLVDTIIDQLKDMVNDFVRDKAKAETLVEKIESARECLNMTGGIREEVMKKLTSGIIPTMTECAGRIKDIMEAPAKILAMKQCFTEKLQEFMKSNGMTHDERRILDNIGKCIKASVPS